CCCGGCGCCCGAAGCTGGCACGGATGCTCCATCATGGTCAACGCCGGCAGCACGGGCCAGTGTTTGAACGCGATCGGCTCGATCCGCGCCGGACCCGCAGCGAAATGCGCGGTCTCGAACGCCTGACGGCTGCCCTTGAAGTAGAACATGTAGCCCGAGCCCTCCTCGCGGCCGACGAACCCATGCCGCGCGTAGAGGTGGTACGGCGGCGTATCGTACTCGGTCCCCAGGTACAGCGCTCGGCCGCCGCGAGCCCGAAAATCATCCATCAACGCCCGCATCAGCAGGTCGGCCGCCCCCTTGCGGCGCTCCTGCGTGCTCGTATAGACGTGTCCCAGCGTGCCCACGCCCTCGGCTTCGAACGTGCAGATGTTCGCAAACGGCGTCCCGCCCTTCGACAGCACGTAGAAGTGGCTGGCAAACCCCAGATCGTCCCGCTCCAGCGACTGGGCGATCTGCCACGCCCACGGCTGGCCCTTGTGGCCCAGCAGGTACATCAGCTTCGGCCCCCACACCGGGTCCGGTCCGAGCACCCGGCCCACCTCCGCCGCCTCGCCCGTCTTGAGCGTCACTTGTCCCAGCCGTTCGTACATGCCTCGATCCTCAGCGAAGTTTGACCAACTCCCCCACACCGGCCTTCATTATGCCGACCGGGAGCGAATCGTGCAATCTCCTTGATCCGTTTCGCCGAACGGGGTAACAGTATATCCGGTGTGGCTGGAGGTTGCCCATGAGTCTGATGCGTTTGATTCTGCCCAGGAGCGTCGTATTCTCGTTCCTGGAAGTCGTCGTGTTCTTCGCGATCATCACGCCGCTGTACGTGATTCTGCCGATCTACCTTCCATCCGTGGTGTGGGCCTTGTTTGCGGAGGGAGTCTCGGCGACGGCGGTCCTGCTTCACCCATTCGACACCGTGGGCAACTATCCGGTCTGGCTCGCCGTGCTCCTGGGCTTCGGCTACCTTCTGCTCGTCACCGCC
This Phycisphaerae bacterium DNA region includes the following protein-coding sequences:
- a CDS encoding GNAT family N-acetyltransferase gives rise to the protein MYERLGQVTLKTGEAAEVGRVLGPDPVWGPKLMYLLGHKGQPWAWQIAQSLERDDLGFASHFYVLSKGGTPFANICTFEAEGVGTLGHVYTSTQERRKGAADLLMRALMDDFRARGGRALYLGTEYDTPPYHLYARHGFVGREEGSGYMFYFKGSRQAFETAHFAAGPARIEPIAFKHWPVLPALTMMEHPCQLRAPGMRLVGPKSSEGPVLFLLKEIAEGGQSVAGAVAVSEATGATAGFAVRNPDHYFGGQVDILDVFTAPGFEKDIAAMVDAVGHVEGRKMICYSDRRCEAKDEALKALGFTVEGSLKKHLRAPWGGMDVEVWSKFV